The Desulfovibrio sp. Fe33 genome includes the window CCAGTTCCGCGTGGCGCCGGGCCAGATATTCACCACCATAGCCGCCAACCTCAAGAAGGAAGGGCTCATCACCGACACCCGGCGCTTCTACCAGTTGGCCGTGCGCACGGGACGAGGCTCGGCCGTGCGCGCGGGCGTATTCCGCCTGTCCACGGGGTGGCTGCCCGAACGCATCCTGAATGAATTGACTTCGTCCAGCGGAGTCATGCAGCGGGTTTCGATCCGCGAAGGGCTGACATGGTGGCAGACGGCCCGGGTTCTCGAAGAATCGGACCTCGGCGATGCGGCCGGTTTCGCCAAGGCCGTGGCCGATTCCGAACTGCTGGCCGAATTCGGCATCAATGCCAGGGACGCCGAGGGGTACCTCTTCCCCGAGACCTACCTGGTCACCCCGCCCAAGGAACGCCCCTCGCGACACATGGCCGAGGTCATGATCCGGGAATTCTTCCGAAGCATCAAAAAGATATGGCCCGGCGGCCCGCCTCCGGCAGAGGAGCTGCACAAGACCGTGATCCTGGCCTCCCTCGTCGAGAAGGAAACCGGCGACGCGACGGAACGGGCCCGCATCTCCGGCGTATTCCACAACCGGCTGAAAAAGCACATGCTCATC containing:
- the mltG gene encoding endolytic transglycosylase MltG: MARFRYVLISLALLATLTALGAGGYAWFKAWQEQQFLTTAPETPGREVQFRVAPGQIFTTIAANLKKEGLITDTRRFYQLAVRTGRGSAVRAGVFRLSTGWLPERILNELTSSSGVMQRVSIREGLTWWQTARVLEESDLGDAAGFAKAVADSELLAEFGINARDAEGYLFPETYLVTPPKERPSRHMAEVMIREFFRSIKKIWPGGPPPAEELHKTVILASLVEKETGDATERARISGVFHNRLKKHMLIQCDPTVIYGLGPDFDGNLKKSDLQDKDNAYNTYVHRGLPPGPICSPGLESLVAAMHPEEHDYLYFVAKGDGSHYFSRTLAEHNRAVRMYQLKRNRATYRSTKQ